A stretch of DNA from Roseofilum reptotaenium CS-1145:
TTGTTATTATTTAAGTCTAAGGGTCTTTTATGCGATCGCAATTCTAATCTTTCAATAAATTCAATCACTTGATGTTGTTGTTCCGGGGGGAAATCTCGGATTTTTTGGATTGCCATTTCTAGAGTAAGCATAATTTTATTCCGGGTTGGTATTCTCAGTTTTTAAATTTTTAATGGATCTAAAGATTGGTCGCATTCAAAATGACCAACATACCACGAATACAGACAATTACCACCAGATTGCTTAAGGCCAAAATGCTGATTAAGCGTAAACTGCTGGCCATAAACTTTAATCCTTTTTCTAATTCTGCCCCATAATGTTGACCGATCTGTTGCCAAGCAAGGTCTAGTTCTCCTGTTTCTTCCCCTGTACGCAGAAAGTCGATCGCCAATGGAGGGAATTTACCCTTGAAGCTTTCACTTAAGGTTTGTCCCCGCCGCATTTGACGAGTTACCGTTGTTACTCGTTTTTTGATCGTTCGATTTGGGGTTTGTTGTTGAATCCATTCCAGGGCCGTCAGGACAGGCATTCCACAGCTTAAGAGTAAGCGCAATTGGGATAAATACCAGAGGCTATAGGCTTCCATTAAGGGACGTACTAAGGGCAGATAACTGCCCATTTGAAATAGGGTAGCGCCCAAATACCGAGGTAAGGAAAAAGCCAGTATCCATAAAGTCAAGGCGATCGCCACACTCTGAAGCCAAAACATCGGATGTAGCAAGGCAGCTATATTGGAATTCAAAATCGCAGCCAGCAAGGTTAACAGGCTCCAGAGAGCGAGTAAGCTACTGCTACGAAT
This window harbors:
- a CDS encoding type II secretion system F family protein, with translation MALKTQEKVLFFTTLAELLQSGISLRQGLTLAGRESDRHFQCYLQGASRAIRNGQDLASALTVRAAADRKRHTYFDPWTISVIRLAETQGTLAETCLILAEITQFQGKWKTYYQSIRSSSLLALWSLLTLLAAILNSNIAALLHPMFWLQSVAIALTLWILAFSLPRYLGATLFQMGSYLPLVRPLMEAYSLWYLSQLRLLLSCGMPVLTALEWIQQQTPNRTIKKRVTTVTRQMRRGQTLSESFKGKFPPLAIDFLRTGEETGELDLAWQQIGQHYGAELEKGLKFMASSLRLISILALSNLVVIVCIRGMLVILNATNL